The DNA window TCATACTAActcacatcatcatcatatcatattatattagcataaatgacacgtgcaagggcACTGGGcatgtgtcatcatacataaggCAAGTCTTCCAATCgagccgatagtaagaccacttacatGGATGACTTTAGCAAACGTTTTCCCTAAACTCGAGTACACTAGAATTTTGTCCCTCGAATTCTTCCCAAGTATTGTTGAGGTCTTTCCTATTGGGAGGGTAAAAAACATGGAGAGATGtcaaaaatgtcaacccgAGCTGAATACACCGTTTTTTAGCCTAGGAGCCGCACAAAGCCGAGCCGAAGAAGTCGGAGACTGCAGACGAGACATGTGGCAGTAGGGGGAGTTGACGCGCATACAGGTCACAAGTCGGGTCGAGGCACGAACTTTGGGTCGATTTTCATGGGTGTGCGAGTCGCAACGTTGAGTGTGGTTTTGGGCTGTGTACATTGTTGTCGGGTCGAGGCTGTTGCAGGTGTCTAGGCCGAATGAGAGGATGGTTCGTGTGTTAGCGGGTTTGATTCGTGGAGGATTCAGGGTACTGGCCTGCATTGAAAACTGGGTTGCAAGTGTTTATCTAATCGGTATCCAGATCCGACAGACCTCATATTCCTCACTCGGGAGTTGCACGATTTTCTTTGCAAACtagtttcttttctattttatttgaattttcataactttttCTACACAACTCGAATTACCTTAGTTTCTTGATGAAACTTGTAGGCTTTTAATCCGTCCTTACTAAGatatttttctcataatttttagTTAGTCACAATAAGAAATAAGAGTCTAAATAGagtcaaaaactaaaaacttaccaaaattttaagtttattgaCATTTATCATAACACCATCTTCCAACCTGAATCAACCAGGGCTTCCTTCATAAAACTGGTGCAAAATTCCTCCAATatcaacatattaaaaattcagaACTTAattccaagaaagaaaaagcaaaatcaAGAGCATAAAAGACTTACCTTTTggttcttctttcattcttgaGGTATTTAAACAAATCAACATCGAGAATGGTGCTCCCAAAGCTAATGAGAAATTCTTGCGAAGGAAATTCTGGAAAAATTACGACGTCAACCTGTCCGTTTGAAGTGGATTTCAACTCTCTCAATAACCCTAAacctcccttttctttctctcttttccttttctttctttatttctttttctcattttctcatAGGAGACTCCCTATCGCATATAGCTTGTTCGAGTACTAAAACTCATATAAGTTAAGTACAGGCTATTTGGGTGTAGATGATCCTTGTATAAGTCATATGCATTTATTTAGACTAGCTCTCGTAATGTGTTATTGTCATGACCTAATTTTCAAGGCTTCAAAACTCGGACTTTGACCAAAAAGACGAAGGctagaacaaacaaaaataaaagaaagaaaagtagaataaaaaaattccgttaaaatttaaaacaagaaaaagaagtcaacaacaccaaaatttaataaaagattaaatttaactATAGGACGATGTTGAATgagaaatacaaatataaaacaaaatacaaaagactctaaaTGTGAAAATAGACTGACGCTTTGAAACGACACCCCTCCGTGGCAGTGTAGCTCCCGAACACCTTCCCACCTCGAGTGgtacttgaaaaagaaaggaaaaacaggGTGAGTATAAagttatactcagtaagcaacctatTTGTAGTATCTCATTGCTTCCTTCTCCTAGTAGATTCCCACGACTTTTCTTTGGTCTATACGAAGTTCCAATTGATTCCTAATTGATCATCTACCCATGTAGTCCCTAGTCCCTTGTCAAGACTGGTTTACAATGTCGCGACGTCGACCTTGACCCGTTTCTGCACTAAATAGAAGTTGTTCATGCTAAACCATCTACCTACGTAGTCTCTGATCTCTTCCAAGACCAGTTTACGAAGTTGCATCATCGACATTTACTCGTTTCTAAGGCTACTGTGCTATCATGTGACCCCTTTCGACCTCATCACCGTATTGAAACTCTATAACTCGGATCCAACATCAAAACTCTATAACTCAAATCCAACATCGACATAAACTGTAAACGTTCACTATTTAACGCTCTATCACGTAATCATAACTACCACGTAATCCAATACAAACATCAAATTGTTAGAGGTCTTACAACATATTATAAACTGCATACATGGTCAAAGCGAGGCGTGTTGTTGATTTGATTCTCTGAGGTGTACGACTCTCTATCTTAGTTAAAAGTCTACATAACCTAAAACTTGACTTTTGTGAAATCAATTTGTCATGAcccaattttttagttttcgaATCTCAAATCGTGACTAAAGAGACGAAGacgaaatcaaataaaaataaaatataagatgaaagttgataaaatttaaatcgaaataaaaataaacaagcaACATCAACATTAAAGGAAATAGAAAAACTCTAATACTAATGACCCAATTTTTACacctaaaacaaaatcacCACTACAATGACGTGCCAAATATGTGTGAACATTcctttattaatatttacatCGTGGACTTAAACCTTCACAAATTCATTtcgaataaaaataaataccaatAGAATAGTGAAATTGAAAGCCCTATCTAACCTAACTAATATAATAACattaacataatataacaCCTGTCAAGCAATAATAAAACATGATACGTGTAGGAGTGATAGGGCACATGTCATTCATAAAACATACAAGTCATCCAACGAAACAAACACTAtaaccacttacttggttgacctaATTCCACCGGGTGGACAACTCATCTTTATACTGAATATGAATTATAGGGAAGGGCATGAATGTATCAAGACAAAGTTGGCTCAGACTAGAAATCGAGCTGGAGCCGTCAGAATATGAATTTTCTGGTTGGCTCCAAATTGCCAAACTGAGATGAAACAGAGTAGTTGTTGGGACTGTCTactaacttttttaaattgtcattattattatttttctttctaatttttggtttttacaAATACAAATGGAAAATGTGAGTTAACAGTATAATTTTCATGATGAGGAATTCAATTaatgtataataaattattattattactgttattaataatattactattattattatatacgGATATGTACGATCATATTTGAAGATTTGGTAGCAGGTATATTGCACTTGAATAACCTATACATGTAGTTAGAAGAGCCttgaattattacattatGACCTAAAAGTTACCCTATAAACACATGTGCAAGAagtaaacattaaaaaataggtGTTGTTTCATGTTATTTACAAAAGGGAACAAGAGTAGGGTACAAATGAATTTCAATGAAACCCACAAACTACAAATAGGGTAGACACCCTCTATGGCAGCATAGTTTTCAAGTACATCCCTACCTCCACTCTATCGGAACAAAAAGCATATAGATAGGTCTTAAAACCTCGATTTTGGGGGCATTTTGATAATTATTCATAACATGCCTAACTTACTCAACTAAATTGTCTTACTTGAGTTCTAACAAGCATATTTCCTTCATAGCTCGGCCGAAAGCATGAAAAACAACATGCATCTCTTAACTCCAAAATAGGggtattttcgtaatttttcATAACATGCATCGTATTCTTATTATGATTTTCCCATTTAAATGTTAACCATGCATATTATAATCACCTAAGGTAAAATATGCTCACCTGTTAGTACATCCTAGtgatccctacaagtattacttgcaTAAAATTCATGTGACTACTTATCGAGATGAAGCAtactctccctaacatatatttttgaCTTTTAAAATGTCCAAATTTTACGAAAAGTCACTAATAGATCCTGATTCAAGTAAAGTTAAGGTCAGTAATAGTAACCGTGGTAATAATGTATAATACATTGTGattattatgttattaataataataacaataataataataataataatattaccaTATGGGTATgcatttatctattttttggTAATGAAAGATAATATTGGACGATATTGAAGTAGGTATGTTGCACTTAAATAAGCTATACATTTAGTCGGAAGAGccttaaatttttacattGTGACTTAAAAGTTGCACTATAAATACATATGCATGCAAGAGGTGGTGGTGAAGCCTCCTCAACTAGAGCAACCCCACTCTAATGGATGCATCAAAAGAACCAAAGAGTATTGTGAAGCCTCCAATGTCATTtgggaagaaaaaatggaCCAAGATCGACAAAAAAGTGGCGTTcacgtttttctttttgcattttctttgcCTTTTTGCGCCATTTCAAATCAATTGGAGTGCACTTTCGATTTCTTTTACGTTATATATTATTACAGGTCTTTTTGGCATCACTATTTCGTATCATCGAAATCTTTCAcacaaaagttttaaaattccaaaatggCTTGAATACTTGTTTGCTTATTGTGCAGTTCATGCATTTCAGGTTTGACACACTCCATTCCTTTTGCTGTTACACCATATCAAGATATGTGTTGTGTTTTAAtgtttcatataattttaggGTGATCCAATCAATTGGGTGAGCACGCATAGATATCATCATCAATTTGTTGATACGGAGAAAGATCCACATAGTCCGATAAAAGGATTTTGGTCTAGCCATATTATTTGGCTTCTTTACACGGGGGATGGAAGCTTAAGTGAAATGCTTGGAACGAATCGAAAATGGGATAATGCTTGTGATTTGGAGAACCAAACTTTCTATAGGTTTATTCACaaaacatattttcttcatccaaTTGCTCTTGCACTCATACTCTATGGTATTGGAGGCTTTCCTTACTTCATTTGGGGAATGGTAAAAGAACTTACCTCCATTGTCATTTGCTTAATTCCTTGGTTACATATGATAAATATGAGATTATTTTcaacctttttaaaaaataaataaagtagatATTAGTTATTATTAGATGACCTACAAAATGTGACAAATTCTTCCTTTTGCATGATAGTGTGTGAGAAGTGTAATATTTTTACACGGAACATTCATGGTGAATTCAGTATGTCATATATGGGGAAAGCAACCGTGGAAAACAAATGATTTATCGAGAAACAACTGGTAAGTATCTTTGNtttttttttttttttttttttttttttgttgagttCAACTACGACAAGCATCGAAGATTGAACGAgtgacttttaaaaaaaatgattaatatcTTATGATCCCTattaaaattactaatttattttaccaACTTACCTATTTACATGACTTTACATAACTTTTAAtgtaaaacatatttaaattaataccttgttccatcattttttttattgttgaaataaaaatgtgatCATCTATctaataaatatcaataaacTGTGTAGTCTTGTAATGATTCAATGAATAATACTACAAtattgattcattttttttaattaaaatatcattttagttGGTGTATTTTGAGACTTGTTAGTacattcaaatttctatagtctttgtacttttttaataaaatttaaaaacagtgaatttattttttttaccttctcgaatttaaaaaaaaaaaaaaaaacggtctccattaatttaaatttctaaatttaatgtttgtattttcaataattcatatcttattttttctaaacaaaaaatgatctacattattattatttattttaattcataggTGGATAAGTCTTCTTGTATTTGGAGAAGGTTGGCACAATAACCACCATGCTTTCGAGTACTCAGCTAGGTTGGGCATTGAATGGTGGCAATATGACCCTGGTTGGTATGTCATCAGGTTTCTTGAAGCCATTGGAGTGGCCACTCATGTCAAATTACCATCCCAAACCCATATGCAAAAGTTGGCCGAAGATTAACTAAAAGAAGCATTTCTTTAGGTGAtgtttcatataaaaataaatatgcgtctaaaaataatgtttcagaatgtgaaataaaagaaatgccAATGCATGTTAGTTGctacaattataaaaaaaatttatgcataAATTGACATCCGAGGTTTGTATGTTTAATTATGTGTTCCTATTATAGTTATGTAAACGACTCTAGATTTCTATTAATCTAAAGTCTTTACTGTCATCATCATCTATACTCTTACACGGAGTTAAACGTTTAAaacttcattttaaaatattgtccTAGATTTACatgttcgaaaacatcttaAAACAAcgtaaagaaataataaataaaactattaaaaccctaaaagtAAAAACGTCCTATACTATCccaagtctaagaaaataaaatattattatccaATGCACGTGTCATAGTCTCTTCCTGCAATGTTGCTATCAGCCGTATAGGGATGTCTTGCATTTACGTGAAATAGAAATAGCATATcgcttgaatattttaagaaatgttcaataagtgaccccactgttggggtcagggaatgcaaacacatgtaaCTCATGATCTACggacctatcgttaaaacaattataaaggTGGTCTCCAGTCCGAACAAAATTTGATGTATAGTGCTTCCCTACccacgacccacacgtgcgagcgTGGATCTCCAGGCGGTTCGCACCCCCtagacccatcatagtcgTGCTAACTATTCGTAGTGACATCTATAGGTCAGCAGACCCCTGAGTGTCATGCGAGGCATGATAATGATCAATATCCTAGTGTACGCGTCTAGCATATATTAGCGATCCCTTGCTCCGATTCCTGCTCACTCGATGCTCCAAATCtccaaaaaaattacaaattagtCCTAATTAGAGTAAAAGTATAATTAGATAGCATCAAAAAcatcaacaaaaatttgtgcaccatatttttttcttttgaattttcaagttcTACAATGTGAGTTCATTCTTCTATGAACGTACTTCCATATGAATGTCAAAcagtttttttagaaattcaagatttccttctttttcatgAAATTCTTACGATTTTTGTATCGTTTTCTATAGAACTCTAGaatttaaccaaatttaattttattcaattttgttaactatagaaaaatgataaatacaTTCCAAATAGGTATTTCTTGAATTTGTACTTTTAATGATCTTCCAAGCATTTTCTTTCCCTAGCTTTCTTCACGATAtctattcaaaataatttgctaaattagaataaaaaattcttaggTCAAAACAAAATTGGTATTCTTAAACCCATAAATCATACCTCTAGCTCTTACTTTATTCTCGACCGATTCTCGCAATTGAAAGTCTAAATCAGCACAGAGTAACGTTTTGAAGAGCTTTTGTGAAGGATGTTCAGCCAAAAAAAATGGCTCTAAGTTAACAGATATGGATATGGAGATTGATTATTCTTAATGGACGCTACGAGTTAGCTATTTTATAAGCCATAAATGATATTACCAATTTGAAACTCACTAACATTAAAACTAAGGGGCCATAGGTTGGGTGGCGTTGGGTAAAATATTCAAACCCAACTCCTTAGATTGGTCCACCCACATGTTAGCTCTCCATTTAATAACTAATTACCTCAGATACCAGCTAGAACTCGAATggcaattattattattattattattattgaagtTGGTATATTACACTTAAATAACCTATACATTTATTTGGTTGGAAGAGccttatattattacattGTGGCTTAAAAGTTGCACCATAAATGCATATGCAAAGGGTGGTGAAGCCTCCTCAATTAAAGGAATCCCACTCTAATGGATGCATCAAGATAACAAAATAGAGTTGTGAAGCCGATGTCATTTCCAAAAATAAGACGGCtttttgttatgttttttatacattttttctgtattttgATGAATAACTCTTCTTTCGAGATTTAAATGATGCAGACCAACCGAGGGCGAGACCAGCAGGCTAGAGACTACATAGAATCCATGTCTGGATCTGTTTTGTGTATTTATGCTTTCgctgtttaaaatttatgttgttgtttaagttttaaatgatagtgattttaaatgttttattggGTGTatatagaaatattttgaaatttatgattggTTGTCGGAATTTATTAGTGACATCGGTAGTAGCTCCTGTGAATCGCATTGTCGTTGAGCCGGTGTTATAGTGAtgacgttatatgatgatgtgatgacattatatgattatattaaatgatgatgtgatgatattatatgataatgtGATGTTGTCATATGATGTACATGATgttgacatgatgatgatgatgcatgataacaAGATAATGTGAGAcgtatgatgatgaaatgacttaatatgatCATGtttcatattaagatgatgtacatgtattaaatgtcacGATGCATTATGATGACAAGTTTTCAAAGACACGGCCCtagttaatgttaatgatggTGAATGTATGAAGGCCAATGTGTTCATGTTACTTCGAGTAATGTGTGAACGATGTATAAGTTTGTgtcataaaaatgatttaaagatataggcacctcatgcattttgtgtgttcatatacatcgggatacttcccaatttatgatgatgagtacggatgTGTACACTACGATGATAATAATCATCATGCCTCGCATGACACTCGAGGTCTGCTGACCTCTGGACATCGCTATGGACAGCTAGCTCGACTATGATTGGTCCAAGAGGTGCGAATTGCTTGGGGACCCACGCTTGCACGTGTGgatcgtgtgtagagaagttctacacatccaattttatcCGAACGGGAGGCCACCCCTATGGTGGTTTTTACCATAGATCCCTAATCATGATttacatgtgtttgcattctcTGACCCCAAGCtgtgtgctacttctatttcaggcaAAAACAAGACACTCTTGTACCACTGACGACGACATGTTGGATGTATGATTATCTAACGACTCTAGATTTCTGTTAACCTAAAGTCATTATTGTCATCCTCTGTACTCTTATgtagaattaaatatttaaaacttcatcttaaattactgtcatggacttacgtgttcgaaaacatcttaAAACAacgtaaaagaaataataaataaaataattaaaacactaaaagtaaaaacaccCTATACTAtcttaagtctaagaaaataaaatactactATCCTAGGCACATGTCATGGTCTCTTCTTGCAATGTCGCTGTCAGACGTATAGGGATGCCTGGTGTCAGAGAATGTAAATACATGTGACTCCAAGGTACACTAGTCTACGTTGATGATTCTACATCCTTGTCTTAGTGAACATGCTTGTCACACAATCTAGATAACCACAGGCTACTATTAGGCTTGGACCTCCCCACTCAAGCTCGAAAGAACTTGTCGTCTCTTGGGTGAtctttcaacaaaaatatcctTCACCTCGTAACTCATAAGTGGTATATCGCGCACATCACGTTCTTGGAGGTCCATAAACTTGAACTTATCTCCCGAAGACTCCAACCAAAACCTTGCCGCCTTGACTTACATAGCTCCTCTCTCAACGTTGGTGAATCTTATCTCTTGACTTGCCAACCGAACCCAAACTCACTTGAGGTAGTTGTTTACTTGAGGGGTGTTTAATTCCTATGGTGGTCACTTTTACGTGAATGAACAATATTGTCTAAGCCTACATTGTTGTCAGCACCGAGGCATGTTATTTGTTTAAGCCTACTATGTGGTCTCCATGGAGGCTGCTTGGCATCCAGAACTATGGTCACGGGAGGCTGGGTCATAGATACCTCATCTCGTATCGAGCCTTAAGATATCTCGTGGCCATCCCTAAGGATTGGACATTATGCACTCTACAACATCACATCTCTATCTCCCTAAGGCCAGTGTGCTATCACGTGACCCCTTTCGACCTCATCACCATATCAAAACTCTACAACTCAGATCCACTCGACATAAAGAGTAAACGTTCACTATTTAATACTCTAAAACGTAATCATACTACCATGTAACCCAATACAAACATCAAATTGTTATAGGTCTTACAACATATTATAAACTACTAAGTAATGTTACACTGCATACGTAGTCAAGGCGAGACGTGTTGTTGATCTGAGTCTCATAGGTGTATGACTCTCTATCCTAGTAAAAGGTCTACATAACTAAAACTTGACTCTTCTGAAATCAATTTTTCATGACCCAATTTTTTAGGCTTGAAATCTCAAACTGtgactaaaaaaatgaagacggaatcaaataaaaataaaatataagatgaaaatcgataaaatttaaatcgaaataaaaacaaacaaacaacaccaagattaaataaaatccaaCTTACATGACACTGTTGTTCAAGTTTATTACATATAAGAAAAATGGATCGGGGTACAATTACGAAACCATATAGAaaagctctaataccaactaATGACCTAAATTTTACTACTAAAACAAAGTCACCACTACACGTATGATATGTTAAGTATGtgcaaaaattcatttattaatatttacacGTAAATGATGTCATGAACTTAAACCTTTGCAAAttcattttgaataaaaagtaaataccAATAGAATAGTGAAATTGAAAGTCGTGAACTAAGGctacaaataaaatgaaaatgcaacTATTTTGACATAACTAATATAATAGCCTTAACATAATATAACACCTCTCAAGCAATAATAAAACATGATACGTGTAGGAGTGACATGACACACGTCattcatacaacatacaaGTCATCCAACGAAACAAATAGTAAAATCACTTACTTGGCCCTAAACCCTTATTGCTAGCTTAAAATTGCTCCATGAAATCTAATTCCACCTAGTTGACAACTCATccaaataatttgaattggatAGGCATACTAACCTCCATAAATGTCAGAAACGGTGCCAAAGAGTCTAAAATTATAGGAATGGGTATGAATGTATCAAAACAATGTCGGTTCAGACCAGAAATCGAGCTCGAGTCATCagaatataaatattctaGTTGGCTCCAAATTGCCAAATTGGGATGAAACAT is part of the Cucurbita pepo subsp. pepo cultivar mu-cu-16 chromosome LG03, ASM280686v2, whole genome shotgun sequence genome and encodes:
- the LOC111790271 gene encoding palmitoyl-monogalactosyldiacylglycerol delta-7 desaturase, chloroplastic-like, giving the protein MDASKEPKSIVKPPMSFGKKKWTKIDKKVAFTFFFLHFLCLFAPFQINWSALSISFTLYIITGLFGITISYHRNLSHKSFKIPKWLEYLFAYCAVHAFQGDPINWVSTHRYHHQFVDTEKDPHSPIKGFWSSHIIWLLYTGDGSLSEMLGTNRKWDNACDLENQTFYRFIHKTYFLHPIALALILYGIGGFPYFIWGMCVRSVIFLHGTFMVNSVCHIWGKQPWKTNDLSRNNWWISLLVFGEGWHNNHHAFEYSARLGIEWWQYDPGWYVIRFLEAIGVATHVKLPSQTHMQKLAED